One window of the Hoplias malabaricus isolate fHopMal1 chromosome Y, fHopMal1.hap1, whole genome shotgun sequence genome contains the following:
- the LOC136679601 gene encoding centrosome-associated protein 350-like has protein sequence MPAMNRPGFLTKAGLRRLLTSDEVWSFGRKRTPGEQIQTEQENLQQTTGSKESCDSKRSLTYSHRNQPCLQVNNERKVTTEDGKQVSHQREPSKADSNPHGYEHETEKSFQSTLHKGHQHEKVTPPKSSEVYSGEIIQYPAEVAWKSIKNVQHYTSGQHNQTSGEITERAPILSSLSSDIEEDLPYDYEDSYQKPREQKETMLQEALKSVPASDDIECGRAITDNTTLNVENNQLSQTVLLLNNNHEICGESKKSELNTAYTQIWQNTKESSTDKPLITNLIQALSNDQKSCEESPSCDDSFSETEDKSEPFSIQSEALVWSEEERDVFNEEKTEPSSWSLVFAEKFIVVQEPSPYDQQTICKDVEVGSHDIPFHGKDINTECSLSEILSPVDEVLSYGSAELPPSVKGVGSGPNSNSLALPAPAFEIITWTSEEDLPAPQDFVEDVSINSENFPNLPADLSQSRKETRSLGSGSLLGNEVNDIAVIGDGNKTLPPGQEEEDEGSEYTSSLPVDENNEIEDPLSSFQIGDRLIVCNSRTGVLKYKGPTAFAKGFWAGVALDTPNGNHNGTFRGVRYFTCEKKHGVLVRAEDVTHLHRDHCSALNEHMDEDTFSDKDPPNGQNGRNDNQPPGNGRMTSKDSHSSSGLDLSAPKQTGQQDPCGNDATKDTSNELSSGSQSSEKSPLQVDHELLCYNEENKHHVEDSDVLIERLTEEIFADALKSVQETRKRHKLIIGSKHDSKPIDPGYRKRENSCFTTNKPCLMDQWHQGHPETPSLVWVQPHEHSIVYRVVEATVEVLCGGADERVLEACETPSYLVDDKSQKAYRQVLYHLASDILYEDCANKMQRKETSVISTLQSSGQISVSCLKAAVKRKAQKVLNLERTDQQMTEMLQTLCKYWYAKRDRVDYILIQELNNEEGQWVDYSSDQITVKTRLAEEIFRLLLDDTISVLNHIYMKQK, from the exons ATGCCAGCCATGAATAGGCCAGG ATTCTTGACTAAAGCAGGTCTGAGGAGGCTCCTGACGTCAGACGAGGTGTGGAGCTTTGGGAGGAAGAGGACTCCAGGAGAACAAATCCAAACAGAGCAAGAGAACCTCCAGCAGACAACAGGCTCTAAAGAGTCATGTGACTCCAAGCGCAGCTTAACCTACAGCCATCGAAATCAGCCATGCCTTCAGGTCAACAATGAGAGGAAAGTGACCACTGAGGATGGAAAGCAAGTCTCACATCAACGAGAACCTTCGAAGGCAGATTCTAATCCACATGGTTATG AGCATGAGACTGAGAAGAGCTTCCAAAGCACTTTACATAAAGGTCATCAACATGAGAAGGTGACACCACCCAAAAGCAGTGAAGTATACTCAGGGGAAATAATACAATACCCAGCTGAAGTGGCTTGGAAATCTATAAAGAACGTGCAGCATTATACATCAGGGCAACACAACCAAACGAGTGGTGAAATCACTGAAAGGGCTCCTATTTTGTCCAGTTTGTCATCTGACATAGAGGAAGATCTGCCCTATGATTATGAAGATAGCTATCAGAAACccagagaacagaaagagacaaTGCTTCAAGAGGCTTTGAAGAGTGTTCCGGCTTCAGATGATATAGAGTGTGGCCGAGCAATAACAGACAACACAACTCTCAATGTGGAGAACAACCAGCTGTCACAAACTGTATTGTTGCTGAACAACAACCATGAGATTTGTGGCGAATCTAAGAAGAGTGAATTGAACACAGCTTACACGCAAATATGGCAGAATACAAAAGAGTCCAGCACGGATAAACCACTCATTACTAATTTGATTCAGGCTCTGAGCAACGATCAGAAAAGTTGCGAGGAGAGCCCATCTTGTGACGATAGCTTCTCTGAAACAGAAGATAAATCTGAACCATTTTCAATTCAGAGCGAAGCATTGGTCTGGTCTGAAGAAGAGAGGGATGTTTTCAATGAAGAGAAAACTGAACCAAGTAGCTGGTCTTTGGTCTTTGCTGAGAAGTTCATTGTGGTCCAAGAACCTTCTCCATATGAccagcagactatttgtaaagATGTTGAGGTGGGTTCCCATGATATTCCATTTCATGGAAAAGATATAAACACAGAGTGCAGCCTCTCAGAAATTCTCTCTCCTGTTGATGAAGTATTATCATATGGAAGTGCTGAGCTCCCTCCTTCTGTTAAAGGAGTTGGTTCAGGACCAAACAGCAACAGTTTAGCACTTCCAGCACCTGCCTTTGAGATCATCACATGGACAAGTGAAGAAGATCTTCCAGCTCCCCAGGACTTTGTAGAAGATGTTTCCATAAATAGTGAGAACTTTCCTAACCTTCCAGCAGACTTATCTCAGAGTAGAAAAGAGACTAGAAGTCTAGGATCAGGGAGTCTACTAGGAAATGAGGTAAATGACATTGCTGTTATTGGAGATGGCAATAAAACTCTTCCTCCTGGACAAGAAGAGGAAGACGAGGGCTCCGAGTACACTAGCTCTCTTCCAGTGGATGAGAATAACGAGATTGAAGACCCTTTATCTTCCTTTCAGATTGGAGACAGGCTTATTGTCTGCAACTCAAGAACAGGAGTCCTGAAATATAAAGGGCCCACTGCATTTGCCAAGGGGTTCTGGGCTGGTGTGGCACTTGATACTCCCAATGGGAACCATAATGGCACTTTCAGAGGTGTGAGATATTTTACAtgtgaaaaaaaacatggcGTTCTGGTCAGAGCAGAAGATGTTACTCATCTGCATAGAGATCATTGCAGTGCCCTGAATGAACATATGGATGAGGACACCTTTTCAGACAAGGACCCTCCAAATGGCCAGAATGGGAGAAATGATAATCAGCCACCTGGGAATGGACGAATGACAAGCAAAGACAGTCACAGCTCTAGTGGACTTGATCTGTCAGCTCCAAAACAGACAGGCCAGCAGGACCCTTGTGGAAATGATGCCACTAAAGACACATCCAATGAGTTATCAAGTGGTTCCCAATCCAGTGAAAAATCTCCACTACAA GTTGATCATGAGCTTCTCTGTTACAATGAGGAGAACAAGCACCATGTGGAGGACTCGGATGTTCTGATAGAAAGATTAACGGAAGAGATTTTTGCAGATGCTCTAAAGAGTGTCCAGGAAACCAGGAAGAGACACAAATTGATAATTGGATCTAAGCATGACAGTAAACCTATTGATCCT GGCTATAGAAAAAGGGAAAACAGCTGCTTCACAACTAATAAGCCATGTCTTATGGATCAGTGGCATCAGGGGCATCCTGAAACCCCTTCACTGGTCTGGGTCCAGCCTCATGAACACAGTATTGTGTACAGAGTTGTGGAGGCTACAGTGGAGGTTCTCTGTGGTGGAGCAGATGAACGTGTGCTTGAGGCTTGTGAAACACCAAGTTATTTAGTAGATGATAAAAGCCAAAAAGCCTACAGGCAG GTCCTGTACCACTTAGCATCTGATATTCTGTATGAGGACTGTGCCAATAAAATGCAAAGAAAGGAAACCTCAGTGATATCAACTCTACAGAGTTCAGGGCAAATCTCAGTCTCCTGTTTAAAG GCTGCAGTGAAACGGAAAGCCCAGAAAGTGCTTAATCTGGAGCGCACTGATCAACAAATGACAGAGATGCTGCAAACACTTTGCAAGTACTGGTACGCTAAGAGGGACCGAGTGGACTACATCTTG ATTCAGGAGCTTAACAATGAAGAAGGTCAATGGGTGGATTACAGTTCTGACCAGATCACTGTGAAAACACGACTTGCTGAGGAGATCTTCAGGCTTCTTCTGGATGACACTATATCAGTTCTTAACCATATTTATATGAAGCAAAAATGA
- the LOC136678669 gene encoding sulfhydryl oxidase 2-like — MGPGLRSVGCSTLNSVRMAFNTYLKVVIFAAVFRSGQTARLYSEEDPVVILNSESLKQTLFNSSTAWLVQFYSSWCGHCIQYSPTWKALAGDVKDWSQAIRIGVLDCAHEKNFDICKEFSIHFYPTFRYFKAHVTTPDIGKTYRGADRELQTMRQLMVNFLQNHTRQDWPASCPPLEPARTEDILSLMGQKSEHYTAVIIEDGDSYVGREVILDVIPYQGVVVKRALSSEKFLMEKLGITTVPTAYLFHPNGTHAVMEVQKRLRFFYSSFLKMLPGVHRKQSTSVQQPTHNGSKGHASNEVWKEFDKSKVYMMDLESGLNYLLRVELATHKTLEGEELKTFKDFVTVVAKLFPGRQSVVKLLETLLDWLVSLPLEKIPYNAILDLANNNMRISGLYLSERVQWVGCQGSSMALRGYPCSLWTLFHVLTVQAASRPDALANTALEDDPLAVLQTMRHYIVTFFGCRECGKHFEAMAQESMNQVKSLDEAVLWLWRRHNQVNARLAGSMSDDPMFPKTQWPTPDLCPTCHEEQDGLHVWNEVMVLAFLKRHYGASNISPKYTSDNHPEPGPPAPNKAIAAMPSNIYIKELKPSAESSPKHLKRTDLNGAGDGGSGILKDPRTGVSFLGLGFSSVDMSLCVLLYAFSCVFLMLMFFFFRVRSKRWKIRSHRPFV; from the exons ATGGGTCCGGGACTGAGAAGCGTTGGCTGTTCTACCTTAAATTCAGTCCGAATGGCCTTTAATACCTATTTAAAAGTGGTTATTTTTGCGGCCGTGTTTAGGTCCGGCCAGACCGCACGGTTATACAGTGAGGAGGACCCAGTGGTGATATTAAATAGTGAGAGTCTAAAGCAGACCTTGTTCAATTCGTCCACTGCCTGGCTGGTCCAGTTCTACTCCTCCTGGTGTGGACACTGTATCCAGTACTCTCCCACATGGAAAGCTCTGGCTGGAGACGTGAAAG ACTGGTCCCAGGCCATCCGGATTGGAGTCCTGGACTGTGCACATGAGAAGAATTTTGACATATGTAAAGAGTTTAGCATCCACTTCTACCCTACTTTCCGG TACTTTAAAGCACACGTCACTACACCGGACATTGGAAAAACATACAGAG GTGCTGATCGGGAGCTTCAGACTATGAGACAGCTTATGGTAAACTTCCTTCAAAACCACACGAGACAAGACTGGCCTGCTAGCTGCCCTCCACTGGAACCTGCCAG GACTGAGGACATTCTGTCCTTGATGGGCCAGAAATCAGAGCACTATACTGCAGTTATCATAGAGGATGGAGACTCATACGTGGGAAGAGAG GTAATATTGGACGTCATTCCATATCAGGGTGTGGTAGTGAAGAGGGCTTTAAGTTCAGAAAAGTTTCTTATGGAGAAGCTAGGCATCACCACAGTCCCTACAGCCTACCTCTTCCACCCCAATGGAACACACGCAGTCATGGAAGT GCAGAAGAGACTTCGCTTTTTCTACTCCTCTTTTCTCAAAATGCTGCCAGGAGTGCATAGGAAGCAGTCCACTTCAGTCCAACAGCCAACACACAATGGTAGTAAAGGCCATGCCTCAAATGAGGTGTGGAAAGAGTTTGACAA GTCTAAAGTGTATATGATGGACCTGGAGTCTGGCTTGAATTACCTACTGAGAGTAGAACTGGCAACTCACAAGACCTTGGAAGGAGAAGAGTTGAAAACTTTTAAAGATTTTGTCACTGTAGTGGCTAAG CTGTTTCCTGGGCGACAGTCTGTGGTCAAGCTTTTGGAGACTTTACTGGATTGGCTTGTTAGTTTACCTCTGGAAAAGATCCCTTATAATGCCATCCTGGACCTGGCCAACAACAATATGCGG ATCTCAGGGCTGTACCTGAGTGAGCGTGTGCAGTGGGTGGGCTGCCAGGGCAGCAGCATGGCTCTGAGAGGATATCCCTGCTCCCTCTGGACTCTGTTCCACGTGCTCACTGTACAGGCTGCCAGCCGGCCAGACGCTCTCGCCAACACCG CACTGGAGGATGATCCATTGGCAGTGCTTCAAACAATGCGGCACTACATTGTAACTTTCTTTGGCTGTCGCGAGTGTGGCAAGCACTTTGAGGCAATGGCACAGGAGTCTATGAACCAAGTAAAGTCTCTGGATGAGGCAGTGCTCTggctgtggaggagacacaacCAAGTTAATGCAAGATTAGCAG GATCAATGAGTGATGATCCCATGTTTCCTAAAACGCAGTGGCCTACTCCTGACCTATGTCCTACGTGCCATGAAGAGCAGGATGGGCTTCACGTGTGGAATGAAGTAATGGTGCTCGCTTTTCTCAAAAGACACTATGGTGCTAGTAACATATCCCCCAAATACACCAGCGATAACCATCCAGAACCAGGGCCTCCTGCTCCTAACAAAGCCATAGCTGCTATGCCAtccaatatttacattaaagaaCTGAAGCCATCTGCCGAAAGTTCTCCTAAACATCTCAAGCGAACTGACCTCAATGGAGCCGGTGATGGGGGCTCTGGTATCCTGAAGGATCCCAGGACTGGTGTCTCGTTCTTGGGACTGGGCTT